Proteins encoded together in one Deinococcus hopiensis KR-140 window:
- a CDS encoding undecaprenyl-diphosphate phosphatase, with product MDSLYAIILGIVEGITEFLPISSTGHLIVAGELLRGMQAHPWSKDMRDAFEVIIQGGAILAVLVYYWKDFLKIGTIGRDPTQRKLWTSVLVGCIPAVILGALFGSKIKHFLFTPSVVAWALIVGGVLIWLVESRKVTPTVHRIEEITPVKALGIGAVQCLALLWPGFSRSASSILGGMMLGLDRPAATQLSFYLGFITLGGASLLDLIKSRHVLGEIGAVNMLLGIGVSFVVAYLSIGWLLRFVSTNNFKPFAIYRVIVGVILLVLIAAGVLSNGNMA from the coding sequence ATGGATTCGCTTTACGCCATTATCCTGGGAATCGTCGAGGGCATCACCGAATTCCTGCCAATCAGTTCGACGGGGCACCTGATCGTGGCGGGCGAACTGCTGCGGGGAATGCAGGCCCATCCGTGGAGCAAGGACATGCGCGACGCCTTCGAGGTGATTATCCAGGGCGGCGCGATCCTGGCGGTGCTGGTGTACTACTGGAAAGACTTCCTGAAAATTGGCACCATCGGCCGGGACCCCACCCAGCGGAAGCTCTGGACGAGCGTACTGGTGGGCTGCATTCCCGCCGTGATTCTGGGCGCGCTGTTTGGCTCCAAGATCAAGCACTTCCTGTTCACGCCCAGTGTGGTGGCCTGGGCACTGATCGTGGGCGGCGTGCTGATCTGGCTGGTGGAAAGCCGCAAGGTCACGCCCACCGTCCACCGCATCGAGGAGATCACGCCCGTCAAGGCGCTGGGCATCGGTGCGGTGCAGTGCCTCGCGCTGCTGTGGCCCGGCTTCTCGCGCAGCGCCAGCTCGATCCTCGGTGGCATGATGCTGGGGTTGGACCGGCCTGCCGCCACGCAGCTGAGTTTTTACCTGGGCTTTATCACCCTGGGCGGCGCGTCGCTGCTGGACCTGATTAAGAGTCGGCACGTGTTGGGGGAGATCGGCGCGGTGAACATGTTGCTCGGTATCGGCGTGAGCTTCGTGGTGGCGTACCTGTCCATCGGCTGGCTGCTGCGTTTCGTCTCCACCAACAACTTCAAGCCCTTTGCGATTTACCGGGTCATCGTGGGCGTGATTCTCCTGGTGCTGATCGCGGCGGGTGTGCTGAGCAACGGGAATATGGCCTGA
- a CDS encoding NUDIX domain-containing protein, whose protein sequence is MLLLRLHSGQWTLPGAHLMPGESLEGAARRETQETGPKPLGLARSAVVSGPGAFVPEGERCSGCVTAMFRASRFSGELGVGNGSYGCKAVSVRRDHFDGSDHRPCTPVKQRRSFADSA, encoded by the coding sequence TTGCTGCTGCTCCGCCTGCATAGCGGGCAGTGGACCCTGCCGGGCGCTCACCTCATGCCCGGCGAGAGTCTGGAGGGAGCCGCCCGCCGCGAAACGCAGGAGACGGGGCCCAAACCGCTGGGTCTGGCGCGCTCGGCCGTGGTGTCAGGGCCAGGGGCCTTCGTGCCGGAAGGGGAGAGGTGCAGCGGCTGCGTCACGGCCATGTTCCGGGCCAGCCGCTTCTCCGGCGAGCTGGGGGTAGGTAACGGGAGTTACGGATGTAAGGCGGTTTCTGTCCGCAGGGACCACTTCGACGGTTCGGACCATCGCCCCTGTACTCCGGTCAAGCAGAGGCGTTCCTTTGCGGACAGCGCTTGA
- a CDS encoding heme-dependent oxidative N-demethylase subunit alpha family protein gives MFSRSPTRYRPFIDGKYAVSAGLYRLGAQPVPWLEVPAPEHHTFAFDRDYGRFAASKAAAHHRAPHEYAGEAGLTPDLREAALDFISRTLAAESDGVVTWDGRTLRNEALGWSAELGVRWGSVEGLKRFGGPFAPLVRNVVPLNALDFLGLNAQEDLAIIARDPATGHDWLAATHVLSPQHWDPRDKLGRDFVAVHRPVAGSGPMNATAPRLVDAVISRGPFVRFAWGISVTDRLDHHPAAPPDGDRAASTRFDPGAAFLRVERQTLTGFPAAGGALFTIRPLTTPLREAVAEPVHASALAAALRTMMPEQAAYKGLEGLLPDLLAWLDERGEG, from the coding sequence GTGTTCTCTCGCTCCCCGACGAGATACCGCCCCTTCATTGACGGCAAATACGCCGTCTCAGCCGGGTTGTACCGGTTGGGGGCACAACCGGTTCCCTGGCTGGAGGTTCCCGCCCCGGAACACCACACCTTCGCCTTTGACCGGGACTACGGGCGGTTCGCAGCGAGTAAGGCGGCTGCCCACCATCGGGCACCGCACGAATACGCGGGTGAGGCGGGGTTGACGCCGGACTTGCGCGAAGCGGCCCTCGACTTCATCTCCCGGACCCTCGCCGCCGAGAGTGACGGCGTGGTGACCTGGGACGGGCGGACCTTGCGCAATGAGGCGTTGGGCTGGTCCGCCGAGCTCGGCGTGCGTTGGGGCAGTGTGGAGGGCCTGAAGCGCTTCGGTGGACCGTTCGCTCCTCTCGTCCGGAACGTGGTGCCGCTGAACGCCCTCGACTTCTTGGGGCTTAACGCTCAGGAAGACCTGGCGATCATCGCCCGTGATCCCGCCACCGGGCACGACTGGCTGGCCGCCACGCACGTGCTCTCGCCGCAGCACTGGGACCCACGCGACAAACTGGGGCGGGACTTTGTGGCCGTGCATAGGCCCGTTGCCGGAAGCGGCCCGATGAACGCCACCGCGCCCCGGTTGGTGGACGCGGTGATCTCGCGCGGACCTTTTGTGCGCTTTGCCTGGGGCATCAGCGTCACAGACCGGCTGGACCACCACCCGGCGGCCCCTCCCGACGGGGACCGGGCCGCCTCCACCCGCTTTGATCCCGGCGCCGCCTTCTTGCGCGTCGAGCGGCAGACGCTGACGGGTTTTCCCGCTGCGGGGGGCGCGCTCTTCACCATCCGTCCCCTGACGACGCCGCTGCGGGAAGCGGTGGCCGAGCCAGTCCACGCCTCCGCCCTGGCCGCGGCCCTGCGAACGATGATGCCCGAACAGGCGGCGTACAAGGGGCTGGAGGGCTTGCTGCCGGACCTGCTGGCCTGGCTGGATGAACGGGGCGAAGGCTAA
- a CDS encoding ribonuclease domain-containing protein: protein MNVRLFLGRGVPTLLLGAVLFACDVPAGSTSTGGRETPIRPEARATSLARDPASGLAFVAVRGLPPEGQRTLKLIRAGGPFPYRKDGVTFGNREGVLPQRPRGGYREYTVPTPGEGNRGARRIVCAALNPADRECYYTADHYATFRRIRP from the coding sequence GTGAACGTTCGCCTTTTCCTCGGTCGTGGTGTGCCCACCCTCCTGCTGGGAGCGGTGCTGTTCGCCTGTGATGTACCGGCGGGCAGCACCTCGACGGGTGGGCGCGAAACGCCAATCCGTCCGGAGGCGAGGGCCACCTCACTCGCCCGTGACCCGGCCAGTGGTCTCGCCTTCGTCGCGGTCCGCGGGTTGCCGCCTGAGGGCCAGCGCACACTGAAGCTCATTCGCGCGGGTGGTCCCTTTCCCTACCGCAAGGACGGCGTGACCTTCGGCAACCGCGAGGGCGTGTTGCCGCAGCGGCCCCGGGGCGGGTACCGCGAATACACGGTGCCAACGCCCGGCGAGGGGAACCGGGGCGCGCGGCGGATCGTGTGCGCAGCGCTCAACCCTGCGGACCGCGAGTGCTACTACACCGCCGATCATTACGCCACCTTCCGGAGAATTCGTCCGTGA
- a CDS encoding barstar family protein has product MIHVFAQAPQGIQTAPHDARILAAGHQVALREVDLSQVHGKESLMLAFLRGLSLSGNFGHNWDALYDVLTDSDACPARFALVLCDYGHFRTRHRHLAAPLEGVLIDAQREAAGQGRSLWLLAEEPDSDTAHW; this is encoded by the coding sequence GTGATTCACGTTTTTGCGCAGGCGCCTCAGGGCATTCAGACCGCGCCGCACGACGCCCGCATCCTGGCCGCCGGGCATCAGGTGGCCTTGCGCGAGGTGGACCTCTCCCAGGTGCACGGCAAGGAAAGCCTGATGCTCGCCTTTTTGCGCGGCCTGTCACTGTCGGGTAACTTCGGCCACAACTGGGACGCCCTGTATGACGTACTGACCGACTCCGACGCCTGTCCCGCGCGCTTTGCTCTGGTGCTGTGCGACTACGGGCATTTCCGCACGCGTCACCGCCACCTCGCCGCTCCGCTGGAGGGCGTGCTGATCGACGCCCAGCGCGAGGCCGCTGGGCAGGGCCGCTCACTCTGGCTGCTGGCGGAGGAGCCGGATTCGGACACGGCGCACTGGTAG
- the tsaD gene encoding tRNA (adenosine(37)-N6)-threonylcarbamoyltransferase complex transferase subunit TsaD — protein sequence MSAPRPRYILGIDTSCDDTGVGVVELLLGGGVQVRANRVWSQTVHAQYGGVMPELASREHVERIDAVMGDALADAGLRVEDIGAVATTSGPGLMGALLVGLMYGKGLAQALDVPFYAAHHLEGHIYAAASEAELRAPYLALVVSGGHTHLFDVPREGEYVLVGATRDDAAGEAFDKIARLAGLGYPGGPAISEAATRGNPDAVPFKEPLQGQKGFDFSFSGLKTAALLAHKAGATPEDLAAGFERAAVRVLVKTALRAAQAYGRETVVVSGGVAANRALRKAFAASPVRAVFPGKGLNTDNGAMIALAGAAAIQAGRLPSSLTEGAVAYAPLANPQP from the coding sequence ATGAGCGCACCGCGTCCCCGGTACATCCTCGGCATCGACACTTCCTGCGACGACACGGGCGTGGGCGTGGTGGAGTTGCTTCTGGGCGGCGGGGTGCAGGTGCGGGCCAACCGGGTGTGGTCCCAGACCGTTCACGCGCAGTACGGCGGCGTGATGCCCGAACTGGCGAGTCGCGAGCATGTGGAGCGTATCGACGCGGTGATGGGGGACGCGCTGGCCGACGCCGGATTACGCGTGGAAGACATCGGCGCAGTGGCCACGACCTCCGGCCCCGGCTTGATGGGAGCGCTGCTGGTGGGCCTAATGTACGGCAAAGGCCTTGCGCAGGCGCTGGACGTGCCCTTCTACGCCGCGCACCACCTGGAGGGCCATATCTACGCGGCGGCAAGCGAGGCGGAGTTGCGCGCGCCGTACCTCGCCCTCGTGGTCAGCGGCGGACACACCCATCTTTTCGACGTGCCGCGCGAGGGCGAATACGTGCTCGTCGGGGCCACGCGCGACGACGCGGCGGGTGAGGCCTTCGACAAAATCGCCCGGCTGGCGGGGTTGGGCTACCCCGGTGGCCCGGCCATCAGTGAGGCGGCGACACGTGGGAACCCGGACGCCGTGCCCTTCAAGGAACCCCTGCAGGGGCAAAAAGGCTTCGATTTTTCCTTTAGTGGCCTGAAGACGGCGGCGCTGCTGGCGCACAAGGCAGGGGCGACACCCGAAGACCTGGCAGCGGGGTTCGAGCGGGCGGCCGTGCGTGTGCTGGTTAAAACTGCGCTGCGGGCCGCGCAAGCGTATGGACGGGAAACGGTGGTGGTGTCCGGCGGTGTGGCCGCGAACCGGGCGCTGCGCAAAGCGTTTGCGGCCAGCCCGGTGCGGGCAGTCTTTCCCGGCAAGGGCCTGAACACCGACAACGGCGCAATGATCGCTCTGGCGGGAGCCGCCGCCATTCAGGCGGGCCGCCTGCCCAGCTCGCTCACTGAGGGCGCGGTGGCGTATGCCCCCCTGGCGAACCCTCAGCCCTAA
- the secA gene encoding preprotein translocase subunit SecA translates to MFRVLNKVFDTNQRDVQRIIKTVVQPVNALEEEMKSVENLAEAFMALRKRVQEGGETLDDVIVPAFALIREAGRRSIGKRHYDVQLIGGAALHQGRIAEMRTGEGKTLVATLALALNALEGKGCHLVTVNDYLARVGMEEMGLLYRTLGLTVGLANRDLQPFQKQEAYACDITYVTNSELGFDYLRDNMAQSREQLVLRADTPLHFAIVDEVDSILIDEARTPLIISGAAEKATDQYYVFAKLIRRLQRGEPAEPGKRAEPTGDYTIDEKGKQVHMTEAGISKIERLLSIPDLYSPENMDKAHMITQAVRARELYQREKDYIVNADGEVIIIDEFTGRSMPGRRYGEGLHQAIEAKEGVKIENENQTLATITYQNFFRLYAKFAGMTGTAKTEEKEFLDIYGSDVLVIPTNKPILRQDADDLVYRTRLGKYNAVVQEVQQMHVTGRPILIGTASIDTSEQLSELLKAADIPHSVLNAKYEAQEASIIAQAGRSGTVTIATNMAGRGTDIMLGGNAEYVLGEAIEQHFGLNRFEPTAEAFIKAISRQDPAAEALGMQIPGMVPDFIRQAQQLQAETVADRARVQELGGLHIVGTERHESRRIDNQLRGRAGRQGDPGSSRFYVSFEDELMRLFANDRVVGMMDKLGMDDSQPIEAKMVTGAIERAQARVEDRNFGIRKQLLEFDNVMSKQRDTIYAQRREVLLGPDEDVEESTEGMVADFTEMQLAYYAPIDQAPESWDLETLKANLTDAVPALEEYDFEALRSLAPADVHAHVLTAVADAFDARREELSPTMMNSMSRYVLLQVVDQHWKEHLHGMDVLRQGIGLRGYGQRDPFTEYKFEATNMFNDMIDNIKGEVTKFLFRMAFSQAG, encoded by the coding sequence ATGTTCCGTGTCCTGAACAAAGTGTTCGATACCAACCAGCGCGATGTCCAGCGCATCATCAAAACGGTGGTGCAGCCGGTGAACGCGCTGGAAGAAGAGATGAAAAGCGTCGAGAATCTCGCCGAGGCCTTTATGGCCCTTCGCAAGCGCGTGCAGGAGGGAGGCGAGACGCTCGACGACGTGATCGTGCCCGCCTTCGCCCTGATCCGGGAGGCGGGCCGACGTTCCATCGGGAAGCGGCACTACGACGTGCAGCTGATCGGCGGCGCGGCGCTCCACCAGGGCCGCATCGCGGAGATGCGCACCGGCGAGGGCAAGACGCTGGTGGCAACGCTCGCGCTGGCCCTCAATGCGCTCGAGGGCAAGGGCTGTCACCTCGTGACCGTCAATGATTACCTCGCCCGCGTTGGTATGGAGGAGATGGGGCTGCTGTACCGTACGCTGGGCCTCACCGTCGGCCTCGCCAACCGGGATTTGCAGCCCTTTCAGAAGCAGGAAGCCTACGCCTGCGACATCACCTACGTCACCAACAGCGAGCTGGGCTTCGACTATCTGCGCGACAACATGGCGCAGAGCCGCGAACAGCTCGTGCTGCGCGCCGATACGCCGCTGCACTTTGCCATCGTGGACGAGGTGGACTCGATCCTGATCGACGAGGCGCGCACGCCGCTGATTATCTCGGGGGCCGCCGAGAAGGCAACGGACCAGTACTACGTGTTCGCCAAGCTGATCCGCCGCCTGCAACGCGGTGAACCCGCCGAGCCCGGCAAACGTGCGGAGCCCACCGGCGACTACACCATCGACGAGAAGGGCAAGCAGGTCCACATGACCGAGGCGGGCATCTCCAAGATCGAGCGCCTGCTCTCCATCCCGGACCTCTACAGCCCCGAGAACATGGACAAGGCGCACATGATCACCCAGGCGGTCCGCGCCCGGGAACTGTACCAGCGCGAGAAGGACTACATCGTGAACGCGGACGGTGAGGTCATTATCATCGACGAGTTCACGGGCCGCTCCATGCCCGGCCGCCGCTACGGCGAAGGGCTGCACCAGGCCATTGAGGCCAAAGAGGGCGTCAAGATCGAGAACGAGAACCAGACGCTCGCCACCATCACGTATCAGAACTTCTTCCGCCTCTACGCCAAGTTCGCCGGGATGACGGGCACGGCCAAGACCGAGGAAAAGGAATTTCTCGACATCTACGGCAGCGACGTGCTGGTAATCCCCACCAACAAGCCCATCTTGCGTCAGGACGCCGACGATCTGGTGTACCGCACGCGCCTGGGCAAGTACAACGCTGTGGTGCAGGAAGTTCAACAGATGCACGTCACGGGCCGCCCCATCCTGATCGGCACGGCCAGCATCGACACGTCCGAGCAGCTCAGCGAACTGCTGAAGGCCGCGGACATCCCCCACTCGGTCCTGAACGCCAAGTACGAGGCGCAGGAGGCGAGCATCATCGCGCAGGCGGGGCGGTCGGGCACCGTTACCATCGCCACCAACATGGCCGGGCGCGGCACCGACATCATGCTCGGCGGCAACGCCGAGTACGTGCTGGGCGAGGCCATTGAACAGCATTTCGGCCTCAACCGCTTCGAGCCCACGGCCGAGGCGTTTATCAAGGCGATCAGCCGGCAGGACCCGGCAGCTGAGGCGCTTGGGATGCAGATTCCCGGCATGGTGCCCGACTTTATTCGTCAGGCACAGCAGCTCCAGGCCGAAACGGTGGCGGACCGCGCCCGGGTGCAGGAACTCGGCGGGCTGCACATTGTCGGCACCGAGCGCCATGAGTCGCGCCGCATCGACAACCAGCTGCGTGGACGCGCAGGCCGTCAGGGAGATCCGGGCAGCAGCCGCTTTTACGTCTCGTTCGAGGACGAGCTGATGCGCCTGTTTGCCAATGACCGCGTGGTCGGCATGATGGACAAGCTGGGCATGGACGACTCGCAGCCCATTGAGGCCAAGATGGTCACTGGGGCCATCGAGCGCGCGCAGGCGCGGGTGGAAGACCGAAACTTCGGCATCCGCAAGCAGCTGCTGGAGTTCGACAACGTGATGAGCAAGCAGCGCGACACCATCTACGCCCAGCGCCGTGAGGTGCTGCTCGGGCCCGACGAGGATGTCGAGGAAAGCACCGAGGGCATGGTGGCCGACTTCACCGAGATGCAGCTCGCGTACTACGCGCCCATTGACCAGGCTCCCGAGAGCTGGGACCTCGAAACGCTGAAGGCCAACCTCACCGACGCCGTGCCTGCCCTGGAGGAGTACGACTTCGAGGCGCTGCGTAGCCTGGCCCCAGCGGATGTCCACGCCCACGTGCTGACCGCCGTGGCCGACGCCTTCGACGCCCGCCGCGAGGAACTCAGCCCCACCATGATGAACAGCATGAGCCGCTACGTGCTGCTGCAGGTGGTGGACCAGCACTGGAAAGAACACCTGCACGGCATGGACGTACTCAGGCAGGGCATCGGCCTGCGTGGTTACGGCCAGCGCGACCCCTTCACGGAATACAAGTTCGAGGCGACGAACATGTTCAACGACATGATCGACAACATCAAGGGCGAGGTCACCAAGTTCCTGTTCAGGATGGCGTTTTCCCAGGCAGGTTAA